From a single Mus musculus strain C57BL/6J chromosome 12, GRCm38.p6 C57BL/6J genomic region:
- the Nkx2-1 gene encoding homeobox protein Nkx-2.1 isoform X2: protein MWSGGGGKARGWEAAAGGRSSPGRLSRRRIMSMSPKHTTPFSVSDILSPLEESYKKVGMEGGGLGAPLAAYRQGQAAPPAAAMQQHAVGHHGAVTAAYHMTAAGVPQLSHSAVGGYCNGNLGNMSELPPYQDTMRNSASGPGWYGANPDPRFPAISRFMGPASGMNMSGMGGLGSLGDVSKNMAPLPSAPRRKRRVLFSQAQVYELERRFKQQKYLSAPEREHLASMIHLTPTQVKIWFQNHRYKMKRQAKDKAAQQQLQQDSGGGGGGGGGAGCPQQQQAQQQSPRRVAVPVLVKDGKPCQAGAPAPGAASLQSHAQQQAQQQAQAAQAAAAAISVGSGGAGLGAHPGHQPGSAGQSPDLAHHAASPAGLQGQVSSLSHLNSSGSDYGAMSCSTLLYGRTW, encoded by the exons ATGTGGTCCGGAGGCGGTGGGAAGGCGCGGGGCTGGGAGGCCGCAGCGGGAGGGAGGAGCAGCCCCGGCAGGCTCAG cCGACGCCGAATCATGTCGATGAGTCCAAAGCACACGACTCCGTTCTCAGTGTCTGACATCTTGAGTCCCCTGGAGGAAAGCTACAAGAAAGTGGGCATGGAGGGCGGCGGCCTCGGGGCTCCGCTCGCAGCGTACAGACAGGGCCAGGCGGCCCCACCGGCCGCGGCCATGCAGCAGCACGCCGTGGGGCACCACGGCGCCGTCACCGCCGCCTACCACATGACGGCGGCGGGGGTGCCCCAGCTCTCGCACTCCGCCGTGGGGGGCTACTGCAACGGCAACCTGGGCAACATGAGCGAGCTGCCGCCTTACCAGGACACCATGCGGAACAGCGCTTCGGGCCCCGGATGGTACGGCGCCAACCCAGACCCGCGCTTCCCCGCCA TCTCCCGCTTCATGGGCCCGGCGAGCGGCATGAATATGAGTGGCATGGGCGGCCTGGGCTCGCTGGGGGACGTGAGCAAGAACATGGCCCCGCTGCCCAGTGCGCCCCGCCGGAAGCGCCGGGTGCTCTTCTCCCAGGCGCAGGTGTACGAGCTCGAGCGACGTTTCAAGCAACAGAAGTACCTGTCGGCGCCGGAGCGCGAGCATCTGGCCAGCATGATTCACCTGACACCCACGCAGGTCAAGATCTGGTTCCAGAACCACCGCTACAAGATGAAGCGCCAGGCTAAGGACAAGGCGGCGCAGCAACAACTGCAGCAGGAcagcggcggcggcggaggcGGCGGTGGCGGTGCGGGATGCCCGCAGCAGCAGCAAGCTCAGCAGCAGTCGCCGCGCCGGGTGGCCGTGCCGGTCCTAGTCAAAGACGGCAAACCCTGCCAGGCGGGCGCCCCTGCCCCGGGAGCCGCAAGCCTGCAAAGCCACGCGCAGCAACAAGCTCAGCAGCAGGCGCAGGCGGCGCAAGCGGCTGCCGCGGCCATCTCAGTGGGCAGCGGTGGCGCGGGTCTAGGAGCACACCCAGGCCACCAGCCGGGCAGCGCAGGGCAGTCCCCGGACCTGGCGCACCACGCAGCCAGCCCCGCGGGGCTGCAGGGCCAGGTCTCCAGCCTATCCCATCTGAACTCCTCGGGCTCGGACTATGGCGCCATGTCTTGTTCTACCTTGCTTTATGGTCGGACCTGGTGA
- the Nkx2-1 gene encoding homeobox protein Nkx-2.1 isoform X1, with amino-acid sequence MPRLWWLPKTWRRAKTNARQPPSLHSSQLRRTRSTPLRVHPTRSALSRRRIMSMSPKHTTPFSVSDILSPLEESYKKVGMEGGGLGAPLAAYRQGQAAPPAAAMQQHAVGHHGAVTAAYHMTAAGVPQLSHSAVGGYCNGNLGNMSELPPYQDTMRNSASGPGWYGANPDPRFPAISRFMGPASGMNMSGMGGLGSLGDVSKNMAPLPSAPRRKRRVLFSQAQVYELERRFKQQKYLSAPEREHLASMIHLTPTQVKIWFQNHRYKMKRQAKDKAAQQQLQQDSGGGGGGGGGAGCPQQQQAQQQSPRRVAVPVLVKDGKPCQAGAPAPGAASLQSHAQQQAQQQAQAAQAAAAAISVGSGGAGLGAHPGHQPGSAGQSPDLAHHAASPAGLQGQVSSLSHLNSSGSDYGAMSCSTLLYGRTW; translated from the exons ATGCCCCGCCTCTGGTGGCTGCCTAAAACCTGGCGCCGGGCTAAAACAAACGCGAGGCAGCCCCCGAGCCTCCACTCAAGCCAATTAAGGCGGACTCGGTCCACTCCGTTACGTGTACATCCAACAAGATCGGCGTTAAG cCGACGCCGAATCATGTCGATGAGTCCAAAGCACACGACTCCGTTCTCAGTGTCTGACATCTTGAGTCCCCTGGAGGAAAGCTACAAGAAAGTGGGCATGGAGGGCGGCGGCCTCGGGGCTCCGCTCGCAGCGTACAGACAGGGCCAGGCGGCCCCACCGGCCGCGGCCATGCAGCAGCACGCCGTGGGGCACCACGGCGCCGTCACCGCCGCCTACCACATGACGGCGGCGGGGGTGCCCCAGCTCTCGCACTCCGCCGTGGGGGGCTACTGCAACGGCAACCTGGGCAACATGAGCGAGCTGCCGCCTTACCAGGACACCATGCGGAACAGCGCTTCGGGCCCCGGATGGTACGGCGCCAACCCAGACCCGCGCTTCCCCGCCA TCTCCCGCTTCATGGGCCCGGCGAGCGGCATGAATATGAGTGGCATGGGCGGCCTGGGCTCGCTGGGGGACGTGAGCAAGAACATGGCCCCGCTGCCCAGTGCGCCCCGCCGGAAGCGCCGGGTGCTCTTCTCCCAGGCGCAGGTGTACGAGCTCGAGCGACGTTTCAAGCAACAGAAGTACCTGTCGGCGCCGGAGCGCGAGCATCTGGCCAGCATGATTCACCTGACACCCACGCAGGTCAAGATCTGGTTCCAGAACCACCGCTACAAGATGAAGCGCCAGGCTAAGGACAAGGCGGCGCAGCAACAACTGCAGCAGGAcagcggcggcggcggaggcGGCGGTGGCGGTGCGGGATGCCCGCAGCAGCAGCAAGCTCAGCAGCAGTCGCCGCGCCGGGTGGCCGTGCCGGTCCTAGTCAAAGACGGCAAACCCTGCCAGGCGGGCGCCCCTGCCCCGGGAGCCGCAAGCCTGCAAAGCCACGCGCAGCAACAAGCTCAGCAGCAGGCGCAGGCGGCGCAAGCGGCTGCCGCGGCCATCTCAGTGGGCAGCGGTGGCGCGGGTCTAGGAGCACACCCAGGCCACCAGCCGGGCAGCGCAGGGCAGTCCCCGGACCTGGCGCACCACGCAGCCAGCCCCGCGGGGCTGCAGGGCCAGGTCTCCAGCCTATCCCATCTGAACTCCTCGGGCTCGGACTATGGCGCCATGTCTTGTTCTACCTTGCTTTATGGTCGGACCTGGTGA
- the Nkx2-1 gene encoding homeobox protein Nkx-2.1 — protein MSMSPKHTTPFSVSDILSPLEESYKKVGMEGGGLGAPLAAYRQGQAAPPAAAMQQHAVGHHGAVTAAYHMTAAGVPQLSHSAVGGYCNGNLGNMSELPPYQDTMRNSASGPGWYGANPDPRFPAISRFMGPASGMNMSGMGGLGSLGDVSKNMAPLPSAPRRKRRVLFSQAQVYELERRFKQQKYLSAPEREHLASMIHLTPTQVKIWFQNHRYKMKRQAKDKAAQQQLQQDSGGGGGGGGGAGCPQQQQAQQQSPRRVAVPVLVKDGKPCQAGAPAPGAASLQSHAQQQAQQQAQAAQAAAAAISVGSGGAGLGAHPGHQPGSAGQSPDLAHHAASPAGLQGQVSSLSHLNSSGSDYGAMSCSTLLYGRTW, from the exons ATGTCGATGAGTCCAAAGCACACGACTCCGTTCTCAGTGTCTGACATCTTGAGTCCCCTGGAGGAAAGCTACAAGAAAGTGGGCATGGAGGGCGGCGGCCTCGGGGCTCCGCTCGCAGCGTACAGACAGGGCCAGGCGGCCCCACCGGCCGCGGCCATGCAGCAGCACGCCGTGGGGCACCACGGCGCCGTCACCGCCGCCTACCACATGACGGCGGCGGGGGTGCCCCAGCTCTCGCACTCCGCCGTGGGGGGCTACTGCAACGGCAACCTGGGCAACATGAGCGAGCTGCCGCCTTACCAGGACACCATGCGGAACAGCGCTTCGGGCCCCGGATGGTACGGCGCCAACCCAGACCCGCGCTTCCCCGCCA TCTCCCGCTTCATGGGCCCGGCGAGCGGCATGAATATGAGTGGCATGGGCGGCCTGGGCTCGCTGGGGGACGTGAGCAAGAACATGGCCCCGCTGCCCAGTGCGCCCCGCCGGAAGCGCCGGGTGCTCTTCTCCCAGGCGCAGGTGTACGAGCTCGAGCGACGTTTCAAGCAACAGAAGTACCTGTCGGCGCCGGAGCGCGAGCATCTGGCCAGCATGATTCACCTGACACCCACGCAGGTCAAGATCTGGTTCCAGAACCACCGCTACAAGATGAAGCGCCAGGCTAAGGACAAGGCGGCGCAGCAACAACTGCAGCAGGAcagcggcggcggcggaggcGGCGGTGGCGGTGCGGGATGCCCGCAGCAGCAGCAAGCTCAGCAGCAGTCGCCGCGCCGGGTGGCCGTGCCGGTCCTAGTCAAAGACGGCAAACCCTGCCAGGCGGGCGCCCCTGCCCCGGGAGCCGCAAGCCTGCAAAGCCACGCGCAGCAACAAGCTCAGCAGCAGGCGCAGGCGGCGCAAGCGGCTGCCGCGGCCATCTCAGTGGGCAGCGGTGGCGCGGGTCTAGGAGCACACCCAGGCCACCAGCCGGGCAGCGCAGGGCAGTCCCCGGACCTGGCGCACCACGCAGCCAGCCCCGCGGGGCTGCAGGGCCAGGTCTCCAGCCTATCCCATCTGAACTCCTCGGGCTCGGACTATGGCGCCATGTCTTGTTCTACCTTGCTTTATGGTCGGACCTGGTGA